In the Brassica napus cultivar Da-Ae chromosome A7, Da-Ae, whole genome shotgun sequence genome, one interval contains:
- the LOC106353949 gene encoding transcription factor KUA1, translated as MSRSCSQCGNNGHNSRTCPTETSPGGGGEKGIMLFGVRVTEASSSSSFRKSVSMNNLSQFDHAAHDSNPVDDGGYASDDVVHASVRNRERKRGTPWTEDEHRLFLTGLHRVGKGDWRGISRNFVKTRTPTQVASHAQKYFLRRTNQNRRRRRSSLFDITPNTQTEEGTPLEGIPPVPPSPKMADLNLSHKTAAAERFALSLKLPMQTSSSSSNEQKSRPTVFETMSSNGDSIMGVA; from the exons ATGTCGCGCAGTTGCTCTCAGTGTGGAAACAACGGCCACAACTCTCGTACGTGTCCGACGGAAACATCCCCTGGCGGCGGAGGAGAGAAAGGAATCATGCTTTTCGGCGTCCGCGTAACGGAAGcttcgtcgtcttcttctttcAGAAAAAGCGTCAGTATGAACAACTTATCTCAATTCGATCACGCCGCTCACGACTCAAACCCTGTGGACGACGGTGGCTACGCCTCAGACGACGTCGTTCACGCCTCCGTCAGAAACCGCGAGCGCAAGCGAG GGACTCCATGGACGGAGGACGAGCATAGGTTGTTTCTCACGGGGCTGCATAGAGTAGGCAAAGGAGACTGGAGAGGAATCTCTAGAAACTTCGTGAAAACTCGAACGCCGACTCAGGTGGCGAGCCACGCTCAGAAGTATTTCCTCCGCCGTACGAACCAGAATCGCCGCCGTCGTAGATCCAGCCTCTTCGACATCACTCCCAACACTCAAACAGAAGAGGGGACGCCACTGGAGGGGATACCTCCGGTTCCTCCCTCGCCTAAGATGGCTGATCTGAATCTCAGCCACAAAACAGCGGCGGCGGAGAGGTTTGCGTTGTCGCTGAAACTACCGATGcagacttcttcttcatcttccaacgAACAGAAGTCACGTCCCACGGTCTTCGAGACCATGTCGAGTAATGGAGATAGTATAATGGGAGTTGCTTGA
- the LOC106353951 gene encoding glutathione S-transferase U11, translated as MGSMNGSKNDEYVRLLGAWPSPFVLRTRIALNLKRVAYEYLEEEDTLNSESVLNYNPVHKQIPILIHGNKPIRESLNIVMYVDETWLSGPPILPSDPFDRAVARFWDVYIDEHCFTSINGVAVAKDEDERKAAIAKLEQCMALLEETFQECSKGRGFFGGENIGFIDIGFGSMLGPLKVLEKFTGFKFIHPENTPGLFHWADRFYAHEAVKPVMPDIEKLVEFARLKFNTSIFK; from the exons ATGGGCTCCATGAATGGTTCAAAGAATGATGAGTACGTAAGGCTGTTAGGAGCATGGCCTAGCCCTTTCGTGCTGAGGACTCGGATCGCACTTAACCTAAAGCGTGTAGCGTACGAGTATCTCGAAGAAGAAGATACTTTGAATTCGGAGAGCGTGTTAAACTATAACCCCGTCCATAAACAGATCCCTATCCTCATCCATGGCAATAAACCAATCCGTGAATCTCTCAACATCGTCATGTACGTTGATGAAACTTGGCTCTCAGGTCCTCCCATACTTCCCTCTGATCCCTTTGATCGTGCCGTAGCTCGCTTTTGGGACGTCTACATCGATGAACAC TGTTTTACATCAATCAATGGAGTGGCAGTAGCAAAAGACGAGGATGAAAGAAAGGCGGCGATAGCAAAGCTAGAGCAATGTATGGCTCTATTGGAAGAAACGTTTCAAGAATGCAGCAAAGGGAGAGGCTTCTTTGGAGGAGAAAACATTGGATTCATCGATATCGGTTTCGGATCAATGTTGGGTCCTCTCAAGGTTCTAGAGAAATTTACCGGGTTCAAGTTCATACATCCAGAGAACACACCAGGTCTTTTCCACTGGGCAGACAGATTCTACGCCCATGAAGCAGTCAAGCCTGTGATGCCCGATATTGAAAAGCTGGTCGAGTTTGCCAGGCTTAAGTTCAATACTTCAATATTTAAATGA
- the BNAA07G24030D gene encoding uncharacterized protein BNAA07G24030D, producing MANSNVFLLFVLLIASLFYICHTLTLFGILIKEVYIRGTLRCSLNGNPSAPPVSNATVYLICGSANSTIAQAVTNPYGVFVIVLNTVETLLVNPSNCIIEANLPTGTCQIYPPDGTLTASVNLVNITVRGLLFIANYAAGAFLNEDPP from the coding sequence atgGCAAATTCAAATGTTTTTCTCCTCTTCGTACTTCTCATTGCTTCACTCTTTTACATATGCCACACCTTAACACTTTTTGGCATCCTAATCAAAGAAGTCTACATTCGTGGTACCCTGCGTTGTAGCCTTAACGGGAATCCAAGTGCACCACCAGTCTCTAACGCCACAGTCTACTTAATATGTGGCAGCGCAAACTCAACCATCGCTCAAGCAGTGACAAATCCCTACGGTGTATTTGTTATTGTGCTCAACACAGTAGAGACGCTTTTGGTCAATCCAAGTAACTGCATTATCGAAGCTAATCTTCCGACTGGCACGTGCCAAATCTATCCACCGGACGGTACACTAACTGCCTCAGTTAATCTGGTCAACATCACCGTCAGGGGTCTCCTTTTTATCGCTAACTATGCCGCCGGTGCATTTCTCAATGAGGATCCCCCATAA
- the LOC106353819 gene encoding LEAF RUST 10 DISEASE-RESISTANCE LOCUS RECEPTOR-LIKE PROTEIN KINASE-like 1.5 produces MSQSLSSSRRCFSLLTLILTIVKTYSSSCSSSSTSFHCPPFNSSPPFPFSTSPGCGHPHFQIQCSSPRATISIKNLTFSLLHYSSLSSSLTLSPQLDSNQNNCSSLRFSSSPNRFIDLTGSPFRVSDSSCSRLSLLRPCSPLTLPNCSRCPQDCKLLKNPGRILHGCESTHGSLSEQGCQGDLLSFLQDFLTRFGFEVEWDESQDPYFTKCKDCRVKNGVCGFNSTHPRQDFICFSSQRETTTVNNHVAVLCLIFALTCLLLAISVAVAIFRSRRASFLSSVNEEDPAALFLRRHRSAALLPPVFTFEELESATNKFDPKRKIGDGGFGSVYLGQLADGQLLAVKFLHHHHGATAADTEHCKAFSMKSFCNEILILSSINHPNLVKLHGYCSDPRGLLLVHDYVTNGTLADHLHGRKSKMTWRIRLDIALQTALAMEYLHFSITPPVVHRDITSSNIFVEKDMRIKVGDFGLSRLLVFSETTVNSASSSDYVCTGPQGTPGYLDPDYHRSFRLTEKSDVYSYGVVLMELMTGMKAVDQRREKRDMALAELFVSKLQMGLLDQVVDPLIASDDDEGGVAAVAELAFRCVAVDKDDRPDAKEIVGELRRIKSRTRVGEDDVTKC; encoded by the coding sequence atgtctCAGTCACTGTCTTCTTCGCGACGGTGCTTTTCTCTACTCACACTCATCCTCACCATTGTTAAAACTTACTCATCTTCATGCTCATCTTCTTCTACTTCCTTTCATTGCCCTCCGTTTAACTCCTCTCCACCCTTCCCATTCTCTACCTCTCCGGGATGCGGCCACCCACACTTCCAGATCCAATGCTCATCTCCACGCGCCACCATCTCAATCAAAAACCTCACTTTCTCTCTCCTCCATTACTCCTCCCTCTCCTCCTCTCTCACCCTCTCCCCACAGTTAGACTCTAACCAAAACAACTGCTCCTCTCTCCGGTTCTCCTCCTCCCCTAACCGGTTCATCGACTTAACCGGTTCTCCTTTCAGAGTCTCCGACTCCTCTTGCTcccgtctctctctcctccgtCCTTGCTCTCCTTTAACTCTCCCAAACTGTAGTCGCTGTCCTCAAGACTGCAAACTACTAAAGAACCCGGGTCGGATCCTCCACGGATGCGAATCAACCCACGGGTCCTTATCCGAGCAAGGCTGTCAAGGAGATCTCctaagcttcctccaagacttCTTAACCAGATTCGGATTCGAAGTCGAATGGGACGAGTCTCAAGACCCATACTTCACTAAATGCAAAGACTGTCGGGTCAAGAACGGAGTCTGCGGGTTTAACTCGACCCACCCGAGACAAGACTTCATCTGTTTCTCGTCTCAAAGAGAGACAACAACAGTCAACAACCACGTCGCAGTGTTATGTCTCATCTTCGCTTTAACCTGTCTTCTCCTCGCTATCTCCGTCGCAGTAGCCATCTTCCGATCAAGAAGAGCGAGCTTCTTATCTTCAGTCAACGAAGAAGACCCCGCAGCTCTCTTCCTCCGCCGCCACCGCTCCGCCGCTCTCCTCCCTCCGGTCTTCACCTTCGAGGAGCTCGAGTCCGCCACCAACAAGTTCGACCCCAAGCGCAAGATCGGCGACGGAGGATTCGGCTCCGTGTACCTAGGCCAGCTCGCCGACGGCCAGCTCCTCGCCGTGAagttcctccaccaccaccacggcGCCACCGCCGCCGACACCGAGCACTGCAAAGCCTTCTCCATGAAGTCTTTCTGCAACGAGATCTTGATCCTCTCCTCGATCAACCACCCCAACCTCGTCAAGCTCCATGGATACTGCTCCGACCCGAGAGGGCTTCTCCTCGTTCACGATTACGTCACCAACGGAACTTTAGCGGATCATCTCCACGGGAGGAAGTCGAAGATGACGTGGCGAATACGGTTAGACATCGCTTTGCAAACGGCTTTGGCTATGGAGTATCTACACTTCTCTATCACTCCACCGGTTGTTCATAGAGACATTACTTCGTCGAACATCTTCGTGGAGAAAGACATGAGAATCAAAGTCGGTGACTTTGGTCTCTCTAGGCTCTTGGTGTTCTCCGAGACGACGGTGAACTCGGCTTCTTCGTCTGATTACGTCTGCACGGGCCCACAAGGTACGCCCGGTTATCTGGATCCGGATTATCACCGGTCTTTCCGGTTAACCGAGAAGAGTGACGTGTATAGTTACGGCGTCGTTTTGATGGAGTTGATGACGGGGATGAAAGCTGTTGACCAGCGTCGTGAGAAGAGAGACATGGCTTTGGCTGAACTGTTTGTCTCCAAGCTACAGATGGGTCTTCTCGATCAGGTGGTTGACCCGTTGATAGCGAGTGATGACGACGAAGGTGGCGTTGCGGCGGTTGCTGAGCTGGCGTTCCGGTGTGTTGCGGTGGATAAGGATGATCGTCCGGACGCGAAGGAGATTGTTGGAGAGCTCAGGAGGATTAAGAGCCGTACACGTGTTGGTGAAGATGACGTGACGAAATGTTGA